A window from Mixophyes fleayi isolate aMixFle1 chromosome 12, aMixFle1.hap1, whole genome shotgun sequence encodes these proteins:
- the LOC142108438 gene encoding alpha-1-antitrypsin-like, with translation MKVFVFWFLSQALFCNLVFGRHLNGEHHDDEHDDDHRKIMPYLQIAPSNEKFSYKLYSQLAAEHPDDNIFLSPVSISAALSMLSLGAKSQTNTQILEGLGFNTSVIPDEDIHKGFKQLLKIHNRHNKDQQLSTVNALFVDKEIPLFEKFSEDIKKSFQFEAISTDFQNSEEAKNQINSYVEKKTKGLIKDLLDSLDQQTKLVLLNTIYFSGTWENAFNKNFTREEDFHVDENTIVKVPMMTREGEYRVAFVPESGCVVVDVPYKGNTSAIFILPDAGKLHDVENALQNVSLQTWTKLMKPMRIILSIPKISVSTTRDLKKDLCQMGIKDVFSDRADLSGITGASLRVSKAVHKAVLNMGEKGREAPGATRTGTVATNPPPTAVFNRPFLFIMVDKNSSCLVFIAKIMNPEK, from the exons ATGAAGGTCTTTGTGTTCTGGTTTTTGAGCCAAGCTCTGTTTTGTAATCTGGTCTTTGGTCGCCATCTCAATGGAGAACATCACgatgatgaacatgatgatgaCCATCGCAAGATAATGCCTTATCTCCAAATAGCACCATCTAATGAAAAATTTTCATACAAGCTCTACTCACAACTAgctgctgaacatcctgatgataATATATTCTTATCTCCAGTAAGTATCTCTGCAGCACTTTCTATGCTTTCTCTGGGTGCCAAGTCTCAGACCAACACACAGATCCTGGAAGGACTTGGTTTCAACACCTCTGTTATCCCAGACGAAGACATCCACAAGGGTTTCAAGCAGCTCCTGAAGATTCATAATCGACATAATAAAGACCAACAGCTCAGCACTGTAAATGCTCTATTTGTCGACAAAGAAATACCACTTTTTGAGAAGTTTTCAGAGGATATTAAAAAGTCCTTTCAGTTTGAGGCAATTTCTACAGATTTCCAAAATTCAGAAGAAGCAAAAAATCAAATCAATAGTTACGTGGAGAAGAAAACCAAAGGGTTAATCAAGGACCTGCTGGATAGTCTTGACCAACAGACAAAATTAGTTCTTCTTAACACAATTTACTTCAGTG GTACATGGGAGAATGCTTTCAATAAGAACTTCACGAGGGAGGAAGACTTTCACGTGGATGAGAACACTATTGTAAAAGTGCCAATGATGACCAGGGAAGGAGAGTACCGTGTGGCTTTTGTACCAGAGTCAGGATGTGTGGTGGTCGATGTCCCATATAAAGGAAACACCTCTGCAATCTTTATATTACCGGATGCTGGGAAACTGCACGATGTggaaaatgctctacagaatgtatCACTACAGACATGGACCAAACTGATGAAGCCAAT GCGGATAATTTTATCAATCCCCAAAATTTCAGTGTCTACCACACGTGACCTCAAGAAAGATTTATGTCAAATGGGCATCAAGGATGTTTTCTCTGACCGTGCTGATCTCTCTGGGATTACCGGAGCGTCTCTGAGGGTGTCGAAG GCTGTACATAAAGCCGTGCTGAATATGGgtgagaaggggagagaggctcCCGGTGCCACCAGGACTGGGACTGTGGCAACGAATCCCCCGCCAACTGCTGTATTTAATCGGCCTTTCCTGTTTATTATGGTAGACAAAAACTCTAGCTGCCTTGTCTTCATAGcaaaaatcatgaatccagagaaatag